One window from the genome of Kaistella carnis encodes:
- a CDS encoding metal ABC transporter permease: MSSAQLEIQLIASLVAIACAIPGTFLVLRKMAMISDAISHSILPGIVVGFFITQDLNSPWLILLAALTGVLTVVLVEKIQQTKLVKEDTAIGLVFPALFSIGVIMIAKYANDVHLDIDAVLLGELAFSPFDRLYYDGIDLGPKSMWVIGIILLVTLTLLFTFYKELKISTFDAGLATSLGFSPAIIHYGLMSVASVTTVGAFDAVGAILVVALMIAPAASAYLLTSNLTKMILLACFFGVFSAISGYWAANYLDASIAGSIATMLGIVFLAVYLFAPSKGLIAVLYREKQQRIEVSIITFILHLKNHKEKEERHFNHLTDHINWQKVRSKTVLNLGLKNNLFTIDDHIVSLTEKGNEFTTKAIDYIITNEDAQIEDMKDDFFLFRG, from the coding sequence ATGAGTAGCGCACAATTAGAAATACAGCTTATCGCAAGCCTGGTTGCCATCGCCTGCGCCATACCCGGGACTTTCTTGGTTCTCCGGAAAATGGCGATGATCAGCGACGCCATCAGCCATTCTATATTACCGGGAATTGTAGTGGGATTTTTTATCACCCAAGATCTTAATTCGCCCTGGCTTATTTTATTGGCAGCTTTAACAGGAGTTCTCACGGTAGTTTTGGTAGAGAAAATTCAGCAGACAAAACTCGTGAAGGAAGACACCGCTATTGGGTTAGTTTTTCCTGCATTATTCAGTATTGGCGTTATCATGATCGCAAAATATGCCAATGATGTTCATCTGGATATTGACGCTGTGTTATTGGGGGAATTGGCATTTTCGCCTTTTGACCGACTTTATTATGATGGAATAGATCTCGGCCCCAAATCAATGTGGGTGATTGGAATAATATTACTTGTGACGCTCACACTCCTCTTTACTTTTTATAAAGAATTAAAAATCAGCACTTTTGATGCCGGACTTGCTACTTCACTGGGATTTTCTCCGGCGATTATTCACTATGGTCTTATGAGTGTCGCGTCAGTTACCACCGTCGGTGCATTTGATGCAGTGGGAGCTATTTTGGTGGTCGCTTTGATGATTGCGCCGGCCGCTTCTGCTTATTTACTTACATCAAACTTAACAAAAATGATTCTGTTGGCCTGCTTCTTCGGTGTGTTCAGTGCAATTTCCGGTTACTGGGCGGCAAACTATTTAGATGCCTCGATTGCGGGAAGTATTGCTACCATGTTGGGCATCGTGTTTTTAGCAGTTTATTTATTTGCTCCAAGTAAAGGATTAATTGCTGTACTATATCGTGAAAAACAACAAAGGATCGAAGTCTCTATAATTACTTTTATTCTACATCTTAAAAATCACAAAGAAAAAGAAGAACGTCACTTCAATCACCTCACCGACCATATTAACTGGCAAAAGGTTCGAAGTAAAACCGTGTTAAACTTAGGCCTCAAAAATAATTTATTCACTATTGATGACCACATCGTTTCATTAACTGAAAAAGGAAATGAGTTCACCACCAAAGCCATTGATTACATCATCACCAATGAAGATGCACAGATCGAGGACATGAAAGATGATTTCTTTTTATTTCGGGGATAA
- a CDS encoding metal ABC transporter permease produces MDILEYIKLVFSDYTLRTITLGTAILGGVTGMLGSFAVLRKQSLLGDAISHAALPGIALSFLITGSKDTHILLIGALISGLLGTFWIRGITTKTHLKSDTALGLILSVFFGFGMLLLTFIQKQPNANQAGLDKYLFGQAATLVESDVWLMSIVTGLCLIVLLLFWKEFKILLFDKDYAHTLGFNTKLIDVLITSFIVLAIVLGLQTVGVVLMSAMLLAPAAAARQWTNSLGLMVFLAAILGASAGVFGTAISSTQNNLSTGPVIVLVASVFVLFSFIFSPKRGLLFKQIRLIKNRDDLELQKTLAFMYHIVEDHEDISHPHAIKILNNLRGYSRKALRKLINKKYVEVHGEMWSMTPKGVEAATNMYNQNLKDE; encoded by the coding sequence ATGGATATCCTAGAATACATCAAACTCGTTTTCAGTGATTATACGCTGCGCACCATTACTTTGGGAACTGCCATTTTAGGCGGAGTCACAGGAATGCTGGGCAGTTTCGCGGTTTTACGGAAACAGAGCTTATTAGGCGACGCCATTTCTCATGCCGCCTTGCCGGGAATCGCTTTGTCCTTTTTAATTACGGGTTCCAAAGACACGCATATTCTCTTAATTGGCGCATTAATCAGCGGGCTTCTGGGAACTTTTTGGATTCGGGGAATTACCACCAAAACTCACTTAAAATCAGATACCGCATTAGGATTGATACTTTCCGTCTTTTTCGGATTTGGAATGCTGCTCCTAACTTTTATTCAAAAACAACCCAATGCCAATCAAGCAGGATTAGATAAATACCTTTTCGGACAAGCTGCCACTTTAGTAGAAAGCGATGTCTGGTTAATGAGTATTGTCACAGGCTTATGCTTAATTGTATTGCTTCTTTTCTGGAAAGAATTTAAAATCTTGCTTTTCGATAAAGATTATGCGCATACCCTAGGCTTTAATACGAAGTTGATCGATGTTTTAATCACAAGTTTTATTGTGCTTGCCATTGTTTTAGGATTACAGACCGTGGGTGTTGTTTTAATGAGTGCCATGCTCTTAGCGCCCGCCGCAGCTGCCCGACAGTGGACAAACAGTTTAGGCTTGATGGTATTTTTAGCCGCGATTTTGGGTGCAAGTGCCGGAGTTTTCGGAACCGCAATTAGCTCAACGCAAAATAATTTATCTACAGGACCGGTGATTGTTTTGGTAGCATCTGTTTTCGTTCTGTTTTCTTTTATTTTTTCTCCAAAACGCGGACTCTTGTTTAAGCAGATCCGGTTAATAAAGAACCGCGACGATTTAGAACTGCAAAAGACTTTAGCTTTTATGTATCATATTGTGGAAGATCATGAAGACATTTCCCATCCACACGCCATCAAAATTCTAAATAATCTTCGGGGCTACAGCCGAAAAGCTTTGCGAAAACTGATTAATAAAAAGTATGTAGAAGTACACGGTGAAATGTGGAGCATGACTCCAAAAGGTGTAGAAGCTGCGACCAATATGTACAATCAAAATCTGAAAGATGAGTAG
- a CDS encoding metal ABC transporter ATP-binding protein, translating to MDKIAVKIDDLTVAYNYKPVLWDIDLQIPEGVLMAIVGPNGAGKSTLIKAILGILKPLAGSVKIFDQPYDSQRKKVAYVPQKGSVDWDFPTTALDVVMMGTYGNLDWIKRPREKEKKEALEALEKVGMLSFKERQISQLSGGQQQRIFLARALVQNAEIYFMDEPFQGVDATTEVAIINILKELRKANKTVVVVHHDLQTVPEYFDWVTFLNVKKIATGPVKDIFNDENLTKTYGINYKVSIQK from the coding sequence ATGGATAAAATAGCAGTTAAAATAGATGATCTCACGGTAGCCTACAACTACAAACCTGTTCTTTGGGATATCGATCTGCAAATTCCGGAAGGAGTTTTAATGGCGATTGTTGGACCGAATGGAGCCGGAAAATCGACTTTAATAAAAGCCATCCTGGGAATTCTGAAACCGCTCGCAGGCAGCGTAAAAATTTTTGATCAACCTTATGATTCACAGCGGAAGAAAGTCGCCTACGTTCCACAAAAAGGAAGTGTGGACTGGGATTTTCCCACAACCGCTCTAGATGTCGTGATGATGGGAACTTACGGTAATTTAGACTGGATCAAGCGCCCGAGAGAAAAGGAAAAAAAAGAAGCTTTGGAAGCTTTGGAAAAAGTAGGAATGCTCTCTTTTAAAGAGCGGCAAATCAGCCAACTGTCAGGTGGACAACAACAGCGTATTTTTTTAGCCCGAGCTTTGGTGCAGAATGCTGAAATTTATTTTATGGATGAACCCTTCCAAGGTGTTGATGCAACCACGGAAGTGGCCATTATCAATATTCTTAAAGAACTTCGGAAAGCCAACAAAACCGTTGTCGTGGTACATCACGACCTGCAAACCGTTCCCGAATACTTCGACTGGGTAACATTTCTTAACGTAAAAAAAATTGCGACCGGTCCTGTAAAAGACATTTTTAATGATGAAAATCTCACCAAAACTTACGGAATTAACTACAAAGTAAGTATTCAGAAATAA
- a CDS encoding metal ABC transporter solute-binding protein, Zn/Mn family, which produces MKQIIFITLFSFFILGCKEKKPKSDKFHIVTTTSMITDLVQNIGGDKVVVQGLMGAGVDPHLYKASEGDVSKLFNADMILYGGLHLEGKLVEVFEKMQKQNIKTVAVSDALDKKDLIGSTLFASNYDPHIWFDITNWEKITVFVADQLSAARPEYKTVFQANAQEYLKKLKTLREEVEAEIATLPLDKRRLVTAHDAFSYFGRAYQFEVVGLQGLSTATEAGVQDVQKTASYIIDHKVKAVFIESSVPKRTVEALQAAVNSKNHKVMIGGTLFSDALGNPGTAEGTYIGMFKFNVHTIVNALK; this is translated from the coding sequence ATGAAACAAATTATATTTATTACTCTTTTTAGCTTTTTTATTTTAGGCTGTAAAGAAAAAAAACCTAAAAGCGACAAATTCCACATCGTAACCACGACTTCCATGATCACTGATCTGGTACAGAACATAGGCGGTGACAAAGTGGTTGTACAAGGTTTAATGGGTGCAGGCGTAGATCCGCACCTTTATAAAGCCAGTGAAGGCGATGTCTCCAAACTATTCAATGCCGATATGATTCTTTACGGCGGACTTCACCTGGAAGGAAAATTAGTAGAAGTTTTTGAGAAAATGCAAAAACAAAATATTAAGACCGTGGCAGTTTCAGACGCTTTAGATAAAAAAGATCTGATTGGTTCTACTCTTTTCGCTTCCAACTATGATCCTCACATCTGGTTTGATATTACGAATTGGGAAAAAATCACCGTTTTCGTCGCAGATCAATTGTCGGCAGCACGACCGGAATATAAAACTGTTTTTCAGGCTAATGCTCAAGAATATTTGAAAAAACTTAAAACTTTGAGGGAAGAAGTAGAAGCTGAAATCGCGACTCTTCCCTTGGACAAAAGGCGTTTGGTCACTGCACACGATGCGTTTTCTTATTTTGGCAGAGCATACCAATTTGAGGTCGTTGGTCTACAGGGTTTATCGACCGCGACTGAAGCTGGCGTTCAGGATGTTCAGAAAACGGCATCTTACATTATTGATCACAAAGTGAAGGCCGTTTTTATAGAAAGCTCTGTTCCGAAACGCACCGTAGAAGCTTTGCAGGCGGCGGTAAATTCTAAGAATCATAAGGTAATGATCGGTGGAACTTTGTTTTCCGACGCGCTTGGTAATCCTGGAACAGCGGAAGGAACGTATATCGGCATGTTTAAATTTAATGTTCACACCATTGTAAACGCCCTAAAATAA
- a CDS encoding ferritin-like domain-containing protein, with translation MENYKVVSLLNDLLTKNYDAEKGYKEAAEKIEHTSLRSYFESQAKNRYDFGHQIKALIAKYGGEPDKGTSIAGDLHRVWISIRDAFTNGDKAIYDECIRGEEAFSAEYGEMLTDEILPQDVKDLVRTQKDSVDKALASLRTMEGFAA, from the coding sequence ATGGAAAACTACAAAGTAGTAAGCTTACTAAACGATTTATTGACAAAGAATTACGACGCTGAAAAAGGATATAAAGAAGCCGCTGAAAAAATTGAGCACACTTCATTAAGATCATATTTTGAGAGCCAAGCCAAAAATAGATACGATTTTGGACACCAAATCAAAGCATTAATTGCTAAATATGGTGGCGAACCAGACAAAGGAACGAGTATCGCAGGAGATCTACACCGCGTTTGGATCTCTATCAGAGATGCTTTCACAAATGGCGACAAAGCAATTTATGATGAATGTATCAGAGGAGAAGAAGCTTTTTCCGCAGAATATGGAGAAATGTTAACCGATGAAATTCTACCACAAGATGTAAAAGATCTAGTTAGAACGCAAAAAGATTCTGTTGACAAAGCCTTGGCTTCACTTAGAACAATGGAAGGTTTTGCTGCTTAA
- a CDS encoding heavy metal translocating P-type ATPase yields the protein MAHQHIYDKNGKQICCTETEKNYKDAQAEELIVEKEHAHVHSDDDGHGHDHSHSEGSLAQMFIPGIISFVLLMVALYLDHFLKPAWFSEYVRLGWYIAAYLPVGLPVLKDAFISIKSGGIFSEFFLMGIATIGAFSIGEYPEGVAVMLFYSVGEVLQTMAVKRAKTNIKSLLDQRPEEVTIIKDNKTEILKAEKVNIGDIIQLKPGEKLGLDGTLISEKASFNTSALTGESIPDSKIKGDAVLAGMINLNTVAQVEVTTAFLDSKLSRILEMVQNATSQKAPTELFIRKFAKIYTPIVVFLALGICLLPYFFVSDYQFENWLYRALVFLVISCPCALLISIPLGYFGGIGAASKNGILFKGSNFLDVLSTIQNVVMDKTGTLTEGVFKVQEVVFKPDFNQNEILEMVNALESHSTHPVATAVQNFVGPVNSTIKIENIEEIPGHGLKGIIEGKELLVGNFKLMDQFKIVHSVDTQKIIHTVIAVAYDSNFVGYLTIADSIKSDAKKTVELLNKLKIKVTMLSGDKNTVVKDVAHQLGIKNSFGDLLPEDKVNKIKEIKARQETVAFVGDGVNDAPVVALSDVGIAMGGLGSDATIETADVVIQDDQPSKIPMAINIGKQTKKIVWQNIMLAFGVKVIVLILGAGGIATMWEAVFADVGVALLAILNAVRIQRMNFSRS from the coding sequence ATGGCACATCAACATATTTACGATAAAAACGGAAAGCAAATCTGCTGTACAGAGACTGAAAAAAATTACAAGGATGCTCAGGCTGAAGAATTAATTGTAGAAAAAGAGCATGCACACGTGCATAGTGACGATGATGGTCACGGTCACGATCACAGTCATAGTGAGGGAAGCTTAGCACAAATGTTTATTCCCGGCATCATTTCTTTTGTATTATTAATGGTTGCCTTATATCTAGACCATTTTTTGAAACCGGCTTGGTTTTCTGAGTATGTGAGATTGGGATGGTATATCGCGGCTTATCTTCCTGTAGGTTTACCCGTTTTAAAAGATGCTTTTATCAGCATTAAAAGTGGTGGCATCTTTTCAGAATTTTTTCTAATGGGAATTGCCACCATCGGTGCTTTTTCAATCGGTGAATATCCGGAAGGGGTTGCCGTTATGCTGTTTTATTCAGTCGGCGAAGTTCTACAAACAATGGCGGTAAAGCGAGCGAAAACCAATATAAAATCATTGCTCGATCAAAGACCCGAAGAAGTCACCATTATAAAAGATAATAAAACTGAAATATTAAAAGCTGAGAAAGTAAACATTGGTGATATTATCCAGTTGAAACCCGGAGAAAAATTGGGTTTAGATGGAACGTTGATTTCTGAGAAAGCTTCTTTCAATACTTCCGCGCTGACAGGCGAGAGCATCCCGGATTCTAAAATAAAAGGAGACGCTGTTTTAGCGGGTATGATCAATTTAAACACGGTTGCTCAAGTAGAAGTGACCACAGCGTTCTTAGACAGTAAGTTGAGCCGCATCTTAGAAATGGTTCAGAATGCCACTTCCCAAAAAGCGCCAACGGAACTTTTTATCCGCAAATTTGCAAAAATATATACCCCAATTGTGGTGTTTCTGGCCCTGGGAATTTGTCTTTTACCTTACTTTTTTGTGTCAGATTACCAGTTTGAAAATTGGCTTTATCGCGCACTCGTTTTTCTGGTTATTTCCTGTCCATGTGCTTTGTTGATCAGTATTCCATTAGGATATTTTGGGGGAATTGGTGCGGCCAGTAAAAATGGTATTTTGTTTAAAGGAAGTAATTTTTTAGATGTTTTGTCTACCATTCAAAATGTGGTGATGGATAAAACTGGAACACTTACGGAGGGTGTTTTCAAAGTGCAGGAAGTTGTTTTCAAACCCGACTTTAATCAGAATGAAATTTTAGAAATGGTGAATGCTTTAGAAAGTCACAGCACGCATCCTGTAGCAACTGCAGTTCAAAATTTTGTTGGTCCTGTAAATTCAACCATTAAAATTGAAAATATTGAAGAAATACCCGGACACGGTTTAAAAGGAATTATTGAAGGAAAAGAATTGTTGGTCGGAAACTTTAAACTGATGGATCAGTTTAAAATCGTTCATTCGGTCGATACTCAAAAGATCATTCACACCGTTATTGCAGTAGCTTACGATTCCAATTTTGTAGGCTACCTGACCATTGCGGATTCTATAAAAAGCGATGCAAAGAAAACGGTCGAACTTTTAAATAAATTGAAGATTAAAGTGACCATGTTGAGTGGCGACAAAAACACGGTAGTTAAGGACGTTGCACACCAGTTGGGAATTAAAAATTCGTTTGGAGATTTGCTTCCCGAAGATAAAGTGAATAAAATTAAAGAAATCAAAGCTCGCCAGGAAACCGTTGCCTTTGTAGGCGATGGCGTAAATGATGCACCTGTTGTTGCCCTGAGTGATGTTGGAATTGCCATGGGCGGGTTGGGGAGTGATGCCACCATAGAGACTGCCGATGTTGTCATTCAGGATGATCAACCCAGCAAAATTCCGATGGCGATTAATATCGGGAAACAGACCAAAAAAATTGTCTGGCAAAATATTATGTTGGCTTTTG